Proteins co-encoded in one Arthrobacter sp. ERGS1:01 genomic window:
- a CDS encoding HNH endonuclease produces the protein MAGDGQTSRRYRQQRATFRTQCAEANEPCWLCSQAIDYRIKWPEEDAFELDHLYPRSTHPQHAEDPTNFRASHRLCNQKRSNKMPTGGLGTLSRQWLKS, from the coding sequence ATGGCCGGCGACGGACAAACCAGCAGACGCTACCGCCAACAACGCGCCACCTTCCGCACCCAATGCGCCGAAGCCAACGAACCCTGCTGGCTCTGCTCCCAAGCCATCGACTACCGCATCAAATGGCCCGAAGAAGACGCCTTCGAACTAGACCACCTCTACCCACGATCAACACACCCCCAACACGCAGAAGACCCCACAAACTTCCGCGCCTCGCACCGGCTCTGCAACCAAAAACGCTCCAACAAAATGCCAACCGGCGGACTCGGAACACTCTCCAGGCAATGGCTCAAGAGCTGA
- a CDS encoding terminase small subunit gives MGVYEATLVAIAAAPYVDRVGADAGTVEAALALARKIDAWDEIVELAMEQAAESERKPTVPVHDNTSLPTFLRYCEALGLTPATRRALAAEVKAEGDAVDELKKRRGRKQAASG, from the coding sequence ATGGGAGTTTATGAGGCCACTTTGGTAGCCATTGCTGCTGCCCCTTACGTGGACCGTGTGGGGGCTGATGCTGGCACTGTGGAGGCCGCTCTTGCCTTGGCGAGGAAGATCGACGCTTGGGACGAGATTGTGGAGCTTGCCATGGAGCAGGCCGCCGAATCGGAACGTAAGCCGACGGTTCCGGTCCACGACAACACGTCCCTTCCAACTTTCTTGAGGTACTGCGAGGCACTGGGTCTAACCCCGGCCACGCGCAGGGCACTTGCTGCCGAGGTGAAGGCGGAGGGTGATGCTGTTGACGAGCTCAAGAAGCGCAGAGGCCGGAAGCAAGCGGCTTCTGGGTAA